Proteins encoded within one genomic window of Papio anubis isolate 15944 chromosome X, Panubis1.0, whole genome shotgun sequence:
- the CYSLTR1 gene encoding cysteinyl leukotriene receptor 1 — MDETANVTVSSATCHDTIDDFRNQVYSTLYSMISVVGFFGNGFVLYVLIKTYHEKSAFQVYMINLAVADLLCVCTLPLRVVYYVHKGIWFFGDFLCRLSTYALYVNLYCSIFFMTAMSFFRCIAIVFPVQNINLVTQKKARFVCVGIWIFVILTSSPFLMAKPQKDEKNNTKCFEPPQDNQTKNHVLVLHYVSLFVGFIIPFVIIIVCYTMIILTLLKKSMKKNLPSRKKAVGMIVVVTTAFLVSFMPYHIQRTIHLHFLHNETKPCDSVLRMQKSVVITLSLAASNCCFDPLLYFFSGGNFRKRLSTFRKHSLSSVTYVPRKKVSLPEKGEEICKV, encoded by the coding sequence ATGGATGAAACCGCAAATGTGACAGTATCTTCTGCCACATGCCACGACACTATTGATGACTTCCGCAATCAAGTGTATTCCACCTTGTACTCTATGATCTCTGTTGTAGGCTTCTTTGGCAATGGCTTTGTGCTCTATGTCCTCATAAAAACCTATCATGAGAAGTCAGCCTTCCAAGTATACATGATTAATTTAGCAGTAGCAGATCTACTTTGTGTGTGCACACTGCCTCTCCGTGTGGTCTACTATGTTCACAAAGGCATTTGGTTCTTTGGTGATTTCCTATGCCGCCTCAGCACCTATGCTTTGTATGTCAACCTCTATTGTAGCATCTTCTTTATGACAGCCATGAGCTTTTTCCGGTGCATTGCAATTGTTTTTCCAGTCCAGAACATTAATTTGGTTACTCAGAAAAAAGCCAGGTTTGTGTGTGTAGGTATTTGGATTTTTGTGATTTTGACCAGTTCTCCATTTCTAATGGCTAAACcacaaaaagatgagaaaaataataccaaGTGTTTTGAGCCCCCACAAGACAATCAAACTAAAAATCATGTTTTGGTCTTGCATTATGTGTCATTGTTTGTTGGCTTTATCATCCCTTTTGTTATTATAATTGTCTGTTACACAATGATCATTTTGACCTtactaaaaaaatcaatgaaaaaaaatctgccaagTCGTAAAAAGGCTGTAGGAATGATCGTGGTCGTGACCACTGCCTTTTTAGTCAGTTTCATGCCATATCATATTCAACGTACCATTCACCTTCATTTTTTACACAATGAAACTAAACCCTGTGATTCTGTCCTTAGAATGCAGAAGTCCGTGGTCATAACCTTGTCTCTGGCTGCATCAAATTGTTGCTTTGACCCTCTCCTATATTTCTTTTCTGGAGGTAACTTTAGGAAAAGGCTGTCTACATTTAGAAAGCATTCTTTGTCCAGCGTGACTTATGTACCCAGAAAGAAGGTCTCTTTgccagaaaaaggagaagaaatatgtAAAGTATAG